ttcaaaaataCCTGGATTGGTTACTCAATACAGTTAGGGTAATGGGAGCTGAAACTGCAGAAAAATCTTAACCATCAAATCCATCAGGTGAATCACCCATGTAAGTCTCTAGAAACAAATTTCaggtttttaatttcattttgggTCACATTTTTTCTTCCCCTTAGTTTGCAATTTCCCCTTAATTTTGCCCTTGTCATTTTCAAACTGTATTTATTTGACCCAAATTAAAGTCAGAGTAATAAAACAGACTGAAAAGTTCATGTGTTTTTCCCTCAAATGAATAGAAAGTGATATTTGCATTGTATCAAAGAATTTACATTTTACAATTTCGTTACAGATATTACAATTTTATTGTGCAGTATATGAATTTTAAACCCCACTGGTTTGAATTATGCAGGTGAGAATTGATGAGAGGTAGATTTGGAGAGAGTTGTGTGGTTGCAACTTGCAACACCAAGGTCAGGTCTGTATTGATCAGCAAAATAGCCAAGTCAAAGTCTTTTCCTTCTTCAATTATATGTcttgtcttattttcttgtgTGTGGATAAAATTCCATTCGTGGTTCATAGTCCTAGatatttatcatttctgaaaactATTCTGAGTCTTGCAATAATTTTGATACCCTTTAGTCCAAACACACAAAATTTTCTTCTCTGCGTTATAATGCCGATAATTGAAGGAATTCTTGTTAACGGTGTAACTGAAATTTTGAAGAAGTTGATTCCTTTTAtaattcaaaatatttgtgttGCAAAGGGTTTTAAAACTGAGCTGAAAAATCTTCAGGTTACTTTGGAAGTAGTACTAACTGTGATCGAGGATGCTGAGACGAAACAAATTGATGATATTTGGTTGCAAAGGCATAAAGATGTTGCTTATGAAGCTGAAGACATACTTGATGATTTCTCATATGAAGTCAGGCGAAGGCAGCATGAGGCAGTACGCGAAAGAGACAAGGTATGTGACTTTGTCTCAAAATCCTCCAACCCAATTTTGTTTGGCTGGAGAATGGGTTTTAAAATCAGAAAGATCAATTGGAAGTTAGGTAAAATTGTTATTGATGCTGATATTAAGTCCAAATTGTCACCTAACAATACCAGTAGTACTAGTGCTCATAAACAATGTAGTGTTCAACTAGAACGAGAAACCACTTTTTATGTCAATGATACAGAAATTGTTGgaaggaaaaatgaaaaatcagAGATGAAAGATTTGTTGGTCAATTCGTCATCCCTGGTAGATGAAAACCTTTCCACTGTATCTATAGTGGGAATGGGGGGACTTGGGAAGACGGCATTGGCTCAACAAGTTTACAATGATGACTTGATCAAGAGACATTTTGAACAAAGAATATGGGTATGTGTCTCCAAGGATGATTCTTATTTTAGTGTTCATAAAACTTTAAGTGATATCCTTGAGGGATTCCTTCAACCATCTGATgacgaagaaaataaaaatcaatggAAAATGTTGGGGATGAATACTTCAGCAACTTGTTGTCAAGTTCATTTTTTCAAGATGTGAAGAATGATGAGTGTGGAAACATTGTTTCGTGCAAGATGCACGATCTTATACATGATCTTGCACTAAGTGTATCGAACTGTGAATGCTTGCTCTCGAAAGCCAGTAAAATGAGTGATGCTCCTAGTGTTCGTCATTTAGGTTTGGTTTTGGATGATGACAGATTAACAGTATCTCAAAATTTCTTGCGCAAGTCTAAAAGGTTGTGTACTCTTCTTACATTTCTAAGAGGCCGTAGTGAAGATATTGAGGGTGTCTTCAGCGAGTGTAAACACTTGCGTGTACTAGATGTCAGTGGTTCATTCATGGGTGATAGTTTACAGGTTTCTGTGGGGAGATTGAGACATTTAAGGTATCTTAATATTTCATTTCCGAAAAAttatcaaagtcatgaaacactgAATGAAAGGTCCATAAGTGTTCTTTATAGCTTGCAGACACTAGTATTAAGTGACTGGGATTCTCTTCGAGAGCTTCCAAGCAACATTGGATTTTTGAAGCACTTGAGGCACCTTTATCTCGAACGTTCCAAAATTAAGGTACTGCCAGATTCTATCACTAGCTTACATAAGTTGCAGACATTAAATCTTTTTGGGTGTACTTATTTTCTAAGGTTACCTGTAAACATTGGTATCATGAAAAATCTAAGGCATCTTAATTTATACAGCACTGGGATCAGGGAATTACCTAGGTCAATTACTTCTTGCTCCAATTTGGAAAAGTTACAGCTTGGTGAAAGCTACCTTGAAGACCTGCCTGATGATTTAGGTGAGTTGCAAAATCTAGTGTTGCTTGACGTTTCGTCTACAGCGATTAAAGAAGTACCTGAATCTATAATTCTTCTTAGGAATTTGATGTCATTAAGCTTCAGCTATTGTAGAAACCTTCATAATTTACCCAGAGATATTGGTTCTGCTACGAGACATGTAAGGATTCTGGACATTGGCACCACACAGATAAGAACACTACCGGATTTGTACGAACTCTCCAATTTAGAGTATGTGGACTTAGGGAAAGCTGCGCTTCCGAGGGACATAAGAAATTGGAACAAGTTGGAACATCTCAAGTACGATGGTCATAGGAAAATGTCATCCAAAGGTCTAGGACAGCTGGCCAAGTTGAAAACCTTGCATGAATACATTGTAGGCGAGGGGACTGCAGTTGGAGAACTAAGAGACCTAAGCCTCCTCAGAGAGACCTTAGAGATTTATAATCTTGAGAATGTGAGAGGTGGAACAGAAGAAGCCCGTTGAGTGAATtttaaatcaaaagcaaaatatCTCAAGTTTGGAATTATACTGGAGTAAGATTTTCTTATGCCCGtaatatttcaatttctccaatgtGTAATATATTTCTACCAAAGAAGATCTCTTTATCATCCACTGCATATGGAAAAGACGGTTAGTTATTATATTTTTTCTCTTATAGTTTATACTTTTTTTATAGTTTATTAATTttcatcaaaatttctttttatccaATTGGTGTTTTTAAATCTGGGTTATTGAGAAATGTTTcagatttttgatttttattttgtggtTTTAGGGTTAATTTGTGTAAAGATTAGATTAGCGCTCATTAGATTCATCAAATGGTATTAAAGCGCAATAGCTGCAGCGTTTTCAACTTAACGTTTCTATTTCTCCCTGCTCTTTGAATTAAAATTTCATTTTTAAAtttgtatggtgaatatttttatttttccccaattaattttattttagattattaaGTTATGTTTGAATTTGACTTTGTGTATCCCACTTTCTCTTCACAAGAACTATGAAGGTTGATTATTTTTCAAATTCTATATGTTATTCTTAATCCTGTAAATTTACTTTTTGGTATGATTTCCAAGTCTCACTTGAAGTGTTAATACGTGAGCACTACCATTTGAATTAGCTTAGATTCATCAAATGGTATTAAAGCGCAGTAGCTGCAGCGTTTTCAACTTAATGTTTGTATTTCTCTCTGCTCTTtgaattaaaatttatttttaaatttgtatggtgaatatttttatttttccccaattaattttattttagattattaaGTTCTGTTTGAGTTTGATTTTGTGCATCCCATTTCCTCTTCacaagaattataaaggttgattATTTTTCAAGTTCTATATGTTATTCTTAATCCTGTAAATTTACTTTTTGGTATGATTTCCAAGTCTCACTTGAAGTGTTAATACGTGAGCACTACCAGTTGAATTAGCTTTTAGTTCATCGTACTTGTTTTTGTGTTTATAGCAATCTTGCCGGCTTTAGCTAACCTAAAGTTTATCACCTTCTGTAGACCTCGAATATGGGCAAATGGAAGTTGATTCTACGaaccaaataccaaaaaataGATATTTTCTGTATTCAACTGCACAAATTATTTTAAGGTATTATATTGCAATGTGAATAATTATAGAGGAGATCCATTCGTCGATTAGgttctttgattttcttaatttgaTTTCACAAAAATGAAATTTCAAACATTTATAAATTAGTCTTATTTTGTTGTCCTTCGTTTACTTTGGCACTCttggttttacaatctttggtccATTTTTATTGTATTGATAAGTTGGAGTTTTTTGGTTGTTTTTCATTTATTGTATTTGTTGTTCTGGTGTGTGTGTGTGGTGATTTTAGTGCTTTTCTTACTTGAGTTAGATCTGTTAGCAGTCtaattaatttctgaattttaagttagtttataaaatattttaaaatcttGCCTTTGCATTTAGCTGTATTATCATTTCAATTTTTTAAATTTGCAGGTACATCGGAActttttcggaaattaaataccaCTTAAAGCAAGGGAGAAGGGACACAGGTTGGTTTTCTCTGTCGAGGTAAATACCAGTATTTGATTCGTACATTGAGGTTTGGTAAAAATATTTTCGTTACGTATTCCGGATGAATTTAGCATTGCTAGAGTCCATTGTAGCAATGTTGACGAAGTATAATATAGGATATCGTTATTATTAACATGTTATTTAGGGGGTTTGCGCAAGGTCATATTCGTTTTCCCGATATATATAAGGTCGGGTAAAAGGTTTATTCGTGTTTCTGTACTGTTGGTCTCACTGCAAGCTACTTTTAGACCCTGAATACCAATTGAGCTCGGATAAAGTATAAAAGTTCGGTATTTTTTCCGAGGGACCTACTATATGTTCAGTTCATACAATTCTCAATAAATTTCAAGCTCAGTTTTGTACAACACTGAAAATGATATAATACCCTGCTCCCTTCCCCCAATTCTTTTCCCCGCCTATGTATCAAGCATCTATTGGTTAAATCCAATAATAATGAGACCCCCTGTTAATCTCAATCCAGGGATCAAGGGATAAGAACCATGACACCTAATGGGGGAAGGAGAGTGGGGGAAGTGTAGCAGCTTCGGTATAACACCACCGAGGTAGGAGCAAATGTAAATTATCAATTATTTGAATGTTTTGACATAAGATCTACAGATGTTGATATGGACAAGGAGGTTGTAGAATTGTAAGTTTCTCATATCATTTGGCTCTTTTAACTCTTTATCCATGTACTTCGAAATAAGATATTATCAATTATCAACAGTCTCTATATTTCAGTTTTTACAGGATAACTGAAAGTCAGAGTTTGTGCTATTAGTGTGTTACTTTATAATTATACCGATATCGGTCTGTGAAATCTATTTGTTGGGAATTCGCCGAACAAGGAAAATCTAGAaaatattttatgaaaaatatattggtGGTGTCCAATAACAACATAGATTATGAATTGAGATTGTGGTGCATGCCGAACGTCGGTTGGTTcaataaaaattcaattttttcagGGAATAAATAATCTGTTGGTTGATGATTTATGTTCATGGTAAAATGATGGTGGCATGTGTCATGTTATTTAATGAGACTAAAATTAAATCTTACATCTCTTTCCGATATCGTACTTAGTTCCCTACCCTTTTTTTATTCTCAAGTGCCTATGATTCAATCGGGATAAGATCATGTTGAGTTGGTGTGTCACTTTCGTATAGATTAGTCGTTTGAGATCAATTATGTTGagtaatttattttaatattgtaACAAATTAGAAAGCCTGTACGATAGTCACGAAGAATTTCCTTAGGCACaatattttcttataaaagttAATTGGTAACATTATCCCATAATGAATATAGATATGCAACTGGAGAAAGTTTGGAACACCAACAACACTACCATCTTATATTAAAAAATTACTTTCTCTTGCATTTGGTCGTTGCAGCAATCTCACTTCAAACTACTCTTTTAAATAAGCTATTAAATTTCATGTCTTTTTAATATAATGTGAAACCGATATTTTTCCTCAAATTATACAGGTGAACTATTGGAACTCAtgcttttgtaaataattttttccgTTTGATCGTTGGCATGTTTATCTCGATGAAAGATTTCCTAACAACAATCCATTTATACAGATATCGGCAATCATTCTCGGTATGGAATGGGTTATCTTAAATAGTTGGTTAGACATAGGTTAAATTTGTCCTCCTGTAGTCATCAAGCATTAATGTTCCTTTCAAGGTTATGTACAAAATGGTGTGCATACATGTATGCTCTTTGATTTCTGAAGTAAGTTGGATGTTAATCCTATATTTTTGTACGCATAGGAAAAATTGAAAAAGTGTGTATGGAACCGCGACATGTTGGATTTTGGGAACACGAACACCAGCATACGCATCATCTCTTATATTCTTTTTCTCTCTGTATACAATTTTTAGAACTTATATTTCAAAGTTTCAAAGAACTTAAAGGTATTGGAATAGTATGGGTTAGCAATCATGTAAAAGTTGTTGTCGTTCAATTTTGATGTTTCCATATTTTACAAATATTTAAGAAAAATTCCACAATTTCGCTATTTATTATCTTTATATTTTTTTGGTTAATTATTAGTCTCAAATTATGCATTCAAAACAAATTTAAGTATGCTTCAACCaactaaaaaaagaacaaatttatgtcaaaatatgtgattgtttattagagatcATCACTAAAACAACGTCTTGAGAAGCGTGTATACCGTACGTATGTAAAAAAGTAAATTCTAACAACACTAGGAAAAAATGACACAATGTAGTGACGCTGGAGTTAGATTGAACAAGACATATGTCGAAATACGATAAGAAACAATCATTCGGAAACACCGAGAATAAATTAAATCCCGTGCGGTGACAAAACAGaatgggtttttgagcttggacggtcggataacattttgtgAGACAAACGTttcatccgaccatcccagtctcatcccaacgaaagacatccgacggtcgtcgTTTCTGTAACCCTTCTCATTATGAATCCaaatttattaatctttaattacTGCATCATCTCttaactcaagatattcaaaaaaacattaaatgaaatcataatatatcatatatgcattaattggatttagtggtggcatgatgaatctaatgggaaatgagatttatttatttatttttattcacaactcataagtgagatatgcatacacactattacttaaatgattttgtgttcgtttttggataatgtatatgaataattttgcaatgtatttatagacattattttcccttaaaacaaaatagaaaactatTTTGCAAAGGAACATGATTTAAAGTccggaaaaaataaaaattacaccaGTCAGATATTATATTAAAGCAGTGTCGTTACGACACGAGCTATCTCTAGATATTTATAGGACTCTCTGTTAATCACATGTCGTGCCGTTACGACACAGGTTACTTCTAGTCTATTCATATAATTCAAATAAATTAGAGGTTGTCCATAAAACAAATCGGCTCTTCACTGCCAGCCTAATTAAACCAACTAATAAAGGAGATTCAAAGTTCATATCGACTCTTATCTTGAATCTGATTCCGGCATAGTGGTATGAATCATATGAATATAATGCAACTATCCAATTTTCCGTCGTTCATAATTTTCATTTTGGATACTACCGATACTTCATATATAAAGGGCAATGTTGAGTATAATATATCCTCACCTCAATCTGCATCGGACAAATATGATTAGACAACAAGGATGTTCCATGTGAAGCCCGAAGAGCTGAAGGTAGATCTTTTTACCAAATCAATATTTGGCAGAATTACTGTCCATGTGTATTTTGTTAAATTTCAAAAAGGAGGTCTAGCTCACGTTCATATGTTAATTATTTTGAGGGATGATGAGAAGTTACAAGGAACAAATGATTATGACAAGGTAGTGAGAGAAGAATACCTGACCCTATTGAAGAGCTAAAATAGTGGACGATTCACGGTCCATGTGGTAGTAAATGCACGAGAGATGGTAAATGTATAGACCTGTTGTACCTTCTTATCGAGAGTCTAGCACAGTCGAATGaactttccataaaaaaaaaatcaaaacaaattaaGTAAGTTGAGATCAGAAAAAAGTAAGTAAGTTTAGAAACATGTATAAGTCATGGTAGTAAGTTGAGAAACAACCATATATAaactataatacaaaacaaaatggGTTTTTAAGTTTGGACGGTTGGAtaatattttgagagacaaatATTGTATCCGACCATTCCAGTCTCATCTCGACGAAAGACATCCGACTGTCGTTGTTTCTGTAACCTTCTCATTATGAATCCAAATTTATTAGTCTTTAATTATTGCATCACCTCttaactcaagatattcaaaaaaacattaaatgaaatcataatatatcatatatgcattaattggatttactggtggcatgatgaatctaatgggaaatcagatttatttatttatttttattcataactcataagtgagatatgcatatacactattacttaaatgattttgtgttttttttttggataatgtatatgaataattttacaaTGCATTTATAGACATTATATTCgcttaaaacaaaatagaaaactatAAGGAACATGATTTAAAGtccgggaaaaaaaaaaaaattacaccagTCAGATATCGTATTAAAGCAGTACCGTTAAGACACGAGCTATCTCTAGATATTTATAGGACTCTCTGTTAACCTCATGTCGTGCCGTTACTGCACGGATTATTTCTAGTCTATTCATATAATTCAAATAAATTAGAGGTTGTCCACAAAACGAAGAGTCTCTTCACTACCGGCCTAACTAAACCCACTAATAAAGGAGATTTAAAGTTCATATTGACTCTTATCTTATATCTGATTCCGGCATAGTGGTATGAAGCATATGAAGATAATGCAACTATCCATTTTCGGTCGTTCATAAATTTTCGTTTTGGATATTACCGATACTTCTTATATAAAGGGCAATGTTGAGGATAATATAGTGTCACCTCAATCTGCATCGGACAAACCTGATTAGACAACAAGCTTGTTTTGGTTacaacttcggtattcaataaaagcttgttttggttacaacttcttcatccgaattcggaatgacctcattatttttgcattctttttatctttcaattatctttaAGATGATGacgagaaatccttaatttgaatgtgttaagatcggtattttacccttctcttgattttgagcgttttgctccttttcgtcgcacttcttccacttatcttggacttggacacttggatacttggaataattctgTTCCTAtctcttttcagaactttgtagatcctttttggatgattcacctattagagtaAAATGagataaaacaagagtaataatacgaaaatatgcaagaataatagctaaagcaagtatggaatggatactaaaatcatatgaattatgcacttatcaccttGTTGTTTCAAATATAAGTTTTCCTGTGTTTGAGATATATAGGTATTACAGTTTTTGAAGATTCACCTGATTCTGATACTGCAGCTGGAGATCATCAACAGAGTACTCGTGTATTCCCGAAAGGAAACCCAAAGCCTAGTCTTACGTCGCTGACGCTCTTTAGGCCAGGAACATTCACTATTGATGTTCAGTATGCCGATGCAACTGATCAGTTGCAAGTACCAGCGAGGATTAACACATACACGGTAACTATTGATTTTGCAATGGTACTTAATTATTTGCAGTTTGTGGTGCTTGAAGGAGACACTTCTAACCTTGATGTTTTCAGTTTTGATAGTTGGTCCTTTTCAATCAAAGCATGGCTAGCGTTCAAAGATGAATGTTAAATCCCAATTCAATCTCCATGGCACTGTCTCTATTGATCCACCAAATGTAAGTTTTGAACACCATGATAATTCAATGGATAGTGAAGTATCCAAATGCATGCTTCATTTGTATATTTATTTGTCTTAACGTGGAGGTGCATTTGGTTAGTTCATCTCctagaagaagaggaaaaagataTTCCAGTTTGAAAGGAGCCTGCCAAGATGGAGACTGACGCTTCACAAAATGTAACACCTTCCGTAGTTGATGTCATTATGCAAGATACCAAGGATGGAGTTGAAATGGTGCTCCTGAGTCTGGAGAGAAGCCTGTGGAGATGGAAACTGATACTTAGGTGATTGTTTTTCTACTTACGTTATACAATGCATCGTGTCCTTATTCAAGTTTTATCTCTTGGGCTGAGCAGTTAAGTTCTCAAGATTCAGGGTTATGAaggtaaaaaataagaaaaataaatttgtttctgTACTCTAGGGTGTATGAAGTATGTGGCTCAAGGTTAACAACATGTATGAGGATTACACTCGCTTGTTTGGAGAAATGGATGACCTTTGTAAAGAGGCTTCTAGTATGGTGAGTTCAAATTTTGGATCCGAAGGTTTAAGCTCCTTGATATACCAAGCGTACTGGCTCAACTGGGAGTCATAAACCTGCATGCATTTGGACATGTTACCTAGTTACCGATTCCAGATAGCTCAGTTCTCACCTCATCAGCTGAACACAATGGGTATTCAGCTGCCTTATTTTGA
This genomic stretch from Papaver somniferum cultivar HN1 chromosome 5, ASM357369v1, whole genome shotgun sequence harbors:
- the LOC113280745 gene encoding putative disease resistance protein RGA3 — encoded protein: MPIIEGILVNGVTEILKKLIPFIIQNICVAKGFKTELKNLQVTLEVVLTVIEDAETKQIDDIWLQRHKDVAYEAEDILDDFSYEVRRRQHEAVRERDKVHRNFFGN